Proteins found in one Sardina pilchardus chromosome 3, fSarPil1.1, whole genome shotgun sequence genomic segment:
- the pla2g10 gene encoding group 10 secretory phospholipase A2 produces the protein MPVLHWILLLLLGLACGTPSRSTRRKRGLLELAGVIKCSTGRSALAYMMYGCYCGLGGQGWPRDKADWCCHKHDCCYGDAEFAGCQTHTDKYQWTCEDKEADCDSLKDKCEKMLCRCDREAAKCLRKAPFIQKYAFWPDFLCGCVHPTCNFY, from the exons ATGCCAGTACTGCATTGGATACTTCTCCTTCTCTTGG GCCTGGCCTGTGGCACTCCATCAAGGTCTACTCGGAGAAAAAGAGGACTACTGGAACTGGCTGGGGTCATCAAATGTAGCACCGGAAGATCAGCTTTGGCCTATATGATGTACGGCTGTTACTGTGGCCTTGGAGGGCAAGGATGGCCCAGGGACAAGGCTGACTG GTGCTGTCATAAACATGACTGCTGCTACGGTGATGCAGAGTTTGCAGGTTGCCAAACACACACCGACAAGTACCAGTGGACATGTGAAGACAAGGAAGCCGATTGTG ATTCTCTGAAGGACAAATGTGAGAAAATGCTCTGCCGGTGTGACAGGGAAGCAGCTAAGTGTCTGAGGAAAGCGCCTTTCATTCAGAAATATGCTTTTTGGCCTGATTTTCTCTGTGGATGTGTTCACCCAACCTGTAATTTCTACTGA